One window from the genome of Dyadobacter sp. CECT 9275 encodes:
- a CDS encoding right-handed parallel beta-helix repeat-containing protein produces MTTTTDYETIQEAINAAVDGDEINLDEETFVEQLTITKGITLSGAGTGKTIIKSPARTALVQSGGDWTTLKNQKLYAVIGIKTGSVAQVTIKNLTVDGDDQGYIAADQTTYTFQGIGIQNSNVIIDDVSITKVRELATDFTQIPDVATLPAGYPTDQPSGSNHNESIGSEGVAGADSYTLVVKNCHISKFHKTGILAWGPTQIVDINNNTIQGYGQTLWSTGNGIQIGSSKFGDNERGGTTGSVTDNDILDIGIVVPSEGNPGYYLNPGLGGSSGILLSSTGDGFTVSGNSITRTFSPSWLIDITSSPGNYANQGIDIYNCPNIKILSNTISGFDAGILEEAAVADSKSTVSDNIFSNNGMDILLNTGNDVIELQEDANARPEIITLKKGLHGTDQIKGFGADDRLFVIDLPSGVIVKNGLLENGDPVIDFSDGTVTAGDGTNVAAGSMQVATTSTLSTLHVNTGTTAGPADLVVKLDGVYYPGNFILDKGYIKYNCLGEWLGATSTDWDVATNWGCGTVPISTTNVFVGSFAVRMPVVNITDATCNNLAIYSGASLTISAGKTLDINGDAENEGTFTASGKTVFSGESQKIPSGIYENLQIAGTGTMTLDGEVSVSGELTLTTGYVELDENDILIEDGGSITGGSSSSFIVTNSTGKLKQGGLGTGGITGPIVFPIGTTALSYTPVTITNTGTQDVYGVRVITGVNSEYDDSEIPSGAAQTTNNVNKTWFLSEGTEGGSQVTLDFHWNSSDEQSGFVRTACFASHYLDNKWTAGATASAQGSNPYYISLTGITQFSPFGVGSEGSVLPLTLLSFNASASEEQVSLTWETVNEVNFAGFDIEAASNAVNFKKIGYKEAQKNNLVTRATYQFSTDHLTSSGIYYYRLKMIDTDGKFAYSKMQSVRYNTKVTDYQLFPNPVTGDQLSLRSAQKKTGTVQIKIVDITGRQLHQSTVNNSLPDGYFSIPVKNLVKGTNYLLQVTELETGRRQTMNFIRE; encoded by the coding sequence TTGACAACCACGACGGATTATGAGACAATTCAGGAAGCTATTAATGCGGCAGTGGATGGAGACGAAATAAACCTGGACGAAGAAACTTTTGTCGAGCAGCTTACGATCACAAAAGGAATTACGCTAAGCGGAGCCGGTACTGGAAAAACCATTATTAAATCTCCTGCCAGAACAGCTCTTGTTCAAAGCGGGGGCGACTGGACGACGCTGAAAAATCAGAAATTGTATGCAGTAATAGGCATTAAAACCGGAAGCGTTGCACAAGTAACGATCAAAAATCTTACCGTGGACGGTGACGACCAGGGATATATTGCCGCTGACCAAACTACATACACTTTTCAGGGAATCGGAATACAGAATAGTAATGTAATTATTGATGACGTAAGCATTACGAAGGTGCGTGAACTGGCAACAGATTTCACTCAAATTCCTGATGTGGCAACCCTTCCTGCGGGATATCCGACCGACCAGCCATCGGGGTCCAACCACAATGAGTCAATCGGTTCCGAAGGAGTAGCGGGTGCAGACTCCTATACACTGGTAGTTAAAAATTGCCACATTAGTAAATTCCATAAAACCGGTATTCTGGCCTGGGGGCCTACACAGATCGTTGACATCAATAACAACACGATCCAGGGTTATGGCCAAACCCTGTGGAGCACCGGTAACGGTATTCAAATCGGCTCTTCGAAATTCGGAGATAACGAGCGCGGCGGAACCACGGGCTCAGTCACTGATAATGATATTCTGGATATCGGTATTGTCGTTCCGTCAGAGGGTAATCCCGGCTATTATCTCAATCCCGGACTTGGAGGCTCTTCCGGGATACTGTTATCGTCGACGGGTGATGGTTTTACAGTTTCGGGAAACTCCATTACCCGCACGTTCTCTCCGTCCTGGCTTATCGACATTACCAGCAGTCCGGGCAATTACGCCAACCAGGGTATTGATATTTATAATTGTCCGAATATTAAAATACTAAGCAATACAATCAGTGGTTTTGATGCCGGGATACTTGAGGAAGCTGCTGTGGCTGATTCCAAGAGCACCGTAAGTGATAATATTTTTAGTAATAATGGCATGGATATTCTATTGAATACAGGAAATGATGTAATAGAATTACAAGAAGATGCGAATGCCAGGCCAGAGATCATCACTTTAAAAAAAGGCTTACACGGTACCGATCAAATCAAAGGATTTGGCGCGGATGATCGTCTGTTTGTAATTGATCTTCCATCGGGTGTCATCGTTAAAAATGGCCTTCTCGAGAACGGAGATCCGGTTATCGACTTTTCTGACGGAACAGTTACAGCCGGTGATGGCACCAATGTTGCAGCCGGCTCTATGCAAGTCGCGACTACGAGTACCCTTTCTACGCTTCACGTCAATACAGGCACAACAGCAGGGCCTGCTGATCTGGTTGTGAAACTGGACGGGGTTTATTATCCGGGCAACTTCATACTGGATAAAGGATATATAAAATATAATTGCCTTGGAGAATGGCTGGGAGCGACGAGTACAGACTGGGACGTAGCCACTAACTGGGGATGTGGCACTGTACCCATCAGTACCACAAATGTCTTTGTTGGCAGCTTCGCTGTTCGTATGCCTGTTGTCAACATTACTGATGCCACCTGCAATAACCTGGCCATATACTCCGGCGCTTCCCTCACAATATCTGCTGGTAAAACACTGGATATTAATGGGGATGCTGAAAATGAGGGTACCTTCACAGCCAGTGGAAAAACAGTGTTCTCAGGTGAGTCACAGAAAATTCCATCTGGTATATATGAAAATTTGCAAATAGCAGGTACCGGTACCATGACACTTGACGGCGAAGTGAGCGTATCAGGTGAGCTGACCCTTACTACAGGATATGTTGAGTTGGACGAGAATGACATTTTGATTGAAGACGGTGGCAGCATTACCGGAGGTAGTTCTTCTTCATTCATCGTTACCAACAGTACCGGAAAATTAAAACAGGGCGGGCTGGGAACCGGTGGTATTACCGGACCGATTGTCTTCCCAATAGGCACAACCGCTTTATCTTACACCCCCGTGACTATTACAAATACAGGTACTCAGGATGTTTACGGAGTAAGAGTAATAACCGGTGTAAACAGTGAATATGATGATAGCGAAATCCCTTCTGGAGCTGCTCAAACAACTAATAATGTCAACAAAACATGGTTTCTTTCTGAGGGTACTGAGGGCGGGTCGCAGGTTACACTTGATTTCCATTGGAACAGCAGTGATGAGCAAAGCGGATTTGTGCGCACTGCCTGTTTTGCGTCTCATTACCTGGATAATAAATGGACTGCTGGTGCTACAGCAAGTGCCCAGGGTAGTAATCCATACTACATTTCATTGACCGGAATTACCCAATTTTCTCCCTTTGGCGTAGGGAGTGAGGGAAGTGTTTTACCTCTGACCTTACTTTCGTTTAATGCAAGTGCCAGTGAAGAACAGGTTTCATTGACATGGGAAACGGTAAACGAGGTGAATTTTGCTGGTTTTGATATTGAAGCTGCTTCCAATGCAGTTAATTTTAAAAAGATCGGGTATAAGGAAGCACAAAAGAATAATTTAGTCACAAGAGCTACTTACCAGTTTAGCACTGATCATTTAACCTCAAGCGGAATCTATTATTACCGCCTGAAAATGATTGATACTGACGGTAAGTTCGCTTATTCCAAAATGCAAAGCGTTCGTTATAACACTAAAGTAACGGACTACCAGTTATTTCCTAATCCCGTGACCGGAGATCAGTTATCGCTCAGATCCGCACAGAAAAAAACAGGTACTGTTCAGATTAAAATTGTGGACATAACAGGAAGACAACTTCATCAGTCTACGGTTAATAACAGCCTGCCAGATGGATATTTTTCAATACCTGTTAAGAATCTTGTCAAGGGAACCAACTACCTGCTGCAGGTAACCGAATTGGAAACCGGCAGACGGCAGACCATGAACTTTATCAGAGAATAA
- a CDS encoding transposase family protein, with protein MKVFRIICDSNGTVVYLGETCEGSMHDKSIFDELTVETQGLNLLLDLGFQGAEKTCPSAILPYKKTAKKELSKLQKSINKEISKERVLIENVFNRMKRFSIIRNKIRLRSDHARHLVMMLAAGIHNLRNSFRNPLLNHS; from the coding sequence ATGAAAGTATTCCGAATTATCTGTGATTCAAACGGCACGGTAGTTTACCTGGGTGAAACCTGTGAAGGTTCAATGCATGACAAATCTATTTTTGATGAGCTTACCGTTGAAACACAAGGTCTTAATCTGTTGCTTGACTTAGGTTTTCAAGGAGCTGAAAAGACTTGTCCATCAGCGATACTTCCATACAAAAAAACAGCAAAGAAAGAACTTTCCAAGTTGCAAAAGTCTATTAATAAAGAAATTAGCAAAGAACGTGTGTTGATTGAGAATGTTTTTAACAGGATGAAAAGATTCTCAATCATCAGAAATAAAATACGACTCAGAAGTGATCATGCACGTCATCTGGTCATGATGCTGGCTGCTGGAATTCACAATCTCAGAAACTCCTTTAGAAATCCATTATTAAATCATTCGTGA
- a CDS encoding carboxypeptidase-like regulatory domain-containing protein — MIRRQMLRLLGLVPPALLGISCKDKLPTTPTIVRGKIIDENGDPLEGAGLRLSGVNLKGFSGYDTFSITTESDKNGMYELSQVAPQDTEQIDILPRTTDKVPLNIGIGDYVSYFLVEGNYEKITSPHFIPRSDWGKTITLNYQFRKR, encoded by the coding sequence ATGATACGACGACAAATGCTCCGCCTCTTAGGCCTCGTTCCACCTGCACTGCTGGGCATATCCTGCAAGGATAAGTTACCAACAACACCCACCATTGTCAGGGGGAAAATCATCGATGAAAATGGGGATCCGTTGGAAGGAGCCGGGTTGAGATTATCAGGTGTAAATCTTAAGGGCTTTTCAGGTTATGATACCTTTAGCATAACGACTGAAAGTGACAAAAACGGCATGTACGAACTTTCCCAGGTTGCGCCGCAGGACACCGAGCAGATTGATATACTGCCACGAACTACTGATAAAGTCCCCTTGAATATTGGGATTGGAGATTATGTGTCTTATTTTTTGGTTGAAGGCAATTATGAAAAAATCACCTCCCCTCATTTCATCCCCCGCTCCGACTGGGGCAAAACCATCACCCTAAACTATCAATTCCGAAAAAGATGA
- a CDS encoding DUF6252 family protein: MKKSKRKVLSLLFYLAFLLLYSCREKEVLPDSTQSGKNTFGVIIDGKTWLPKKGFGVIGDGGPPLTAGYTNHKIIGIQAKRGVVDEMIRLKIADVKSAGTYTLDDNFDGILETKYYGKEVDDEYLLFQGGKNEIIVTKLDTTNKIVSGTFNVQLKGKQNQKIINLTNGTFDAIYQDY; encoded by the coding sequence ATGAAGAAGAGTAAAAGAAAGGTTCTTTCGTTGTTGTTTTATTTGGCGTTCCTTTTGCTCTATAGCTGTCGGGAGAAGGAAGTGTTACCGGATAGTACACAAAGTGGAAAGAATACTTTTGGAGTTATAATTGATGGGAAAACCTGGCTACCTAAAAAGGGCTTTGGCGTGATAGGCGATGGAGGGCCGCCTTTAACGGCTGGATATACTAATCATAAAATCATCGGTATTCAAGCAAAGAGAGGTGTTGTGGATGAAATGATTAGACTTAAAATAGCTGATGTTAAATCTGCGGGAACTTATACTTTGGATGATAATTTTGATGGAATATTAGAAACTAAGTACTATGGGAAGGAGGTGGATGACGAATATCTTCTCTTTCAAGGAGGTAAAAATGAAATAATCGTGACAAAATTGGATACGACCAATAAAATTGTTTCGGGGACTTTTAATGTTCAGCTTAAAGGGAAACAGAATCAAAAAATTATAAACCTTACAAATGGGACGTTCGATGCTATTTATCAGGATTATTGA
- a CDS encoding carboxypeptidase-like regulatory domain-containing protein, which translates to MKRRQMLRLLGLVPLALLGISCKDKLPTTPTIVRGKIIDKNGDPLEGAGLRLSGVNLKGFSGYDTFSITTESDKNGMYELSQVAPQDTEQIDILPRTTDKVPLNIGIGDYVSYFLVEGNYEKITSPHFIPRSDWGKTITLNYQFRKR; encoded by the coding sequence ATGAAACGACGACAAATGCTCCGCCTCTTAGGCCTCGTCCCACTGGCACTGCTGGGCATATCCTGCAAGGATAAGTTGCCAACAACACCGACCATTGTCAGGGGGAAAATCATTGATAAAAATGGGGATCCATTGGAAGGAGCCGGGTTGAGGTTATCAGGTGTGAATCTTAAGGGCTTTTCAGGTTATGATACCTTTAGCATAACGACTGAAAGTGACAAAAACGGCATGTACGAACTTTCCCAGGTTGCGCCGCAGGACACCGAGCAGATTGATATACTGCCACGAACTACTGATAAAGTCCCCTTGAATATTGGGATTGGAGATTATGTGTCTTATTTTTTGGTTGAAGGCAATTATGAAAAAATCACCTCCCCTCATTTCATCCCCCGCTCCGACTGGGGCAAAACCATCACCCTAAACTATCAATTCCGAAAAAGATGA
- a CDS encoding FG-GAP repeat domain-containing protein — protein sequence MKPLSFSALLLSVLILTISNVFGQHSLVSGKPIKLNPDSTYGRFALPSVNGFMMGTAHVNDDAYPDLFLYSDKYNPGTFLYQFEKFGKDGTPVYSDKRKITIPFEKETQNKAVILENDRKDILGYWAFGNELKYGLFDKKNLTFSAPKTINVKNLPGGITHFGVIQLAASRYLFLFTVSDTVRSAKYPATPTDPARRHQYESYGQEGFWQQQLPKSGIYGAFTDRPDVSTLDTKALTSLTQTYYSLEGYTLYTLQGEQYLIAGTTLGNIHAYQIDAQKETLSERGYITDPEGQTLRNPAIHGYLTYFKSPAQQGLIVSSEGGIYFYKSDEKKNKNGSLVLRKPVHLLQSNPDLYGSSLVVPELVDWDGDGDLDIVSGTSLGYIYFIENAGTNLNPKYKTPVNIKAGGYDIYIQPGYNQDIQGPVETRWGYSSPTVYDWNGDGLPDILTGDSRGKFNIYLNKGTRTKPALEPEHPLYLDGLDVHGAWRVKPGVGKMAGKNTYVMIDTDDEFHLYRQLDNYNLLDGGKLTIGDSIPIRANFKKGGEIGRSKISIVDWDQDGVKDLLVGTPRYATIPEPKKGMPFRLKDNGAAVVFLRNSGTEERPVYEYPVALKFKGERINMGQHECGVATGYLGGNSLNLVVGSETGRFYFYKREDLDWGQKAK from the coding sequence ATGAAGCCATTATCCTTTTCAGCACTGTTACTGAGTGTATTGATTTTGACCATTTCAAACGTTTTCGGCCAGCATTCCCTGGTCAGCGGCAAACCGATCAAACTCAATCCGGACAGCACCTACGGCAGATTTGCCCTGCCATCAGTCAACGGATTTATGATGGGTACAGCACATGTAAATGATGATGCTTATCCGGATCTTTTTTTATATAGTGATAAATATAACCCCGGAACTTTCCTTTACCAGTTTGAAAAGTTCGGCAAGGATGGCACACCCGTCTATTCCGACAAGCGAAAGATAACCATTCCTTTTGAAAAGGAAACACAAAATAAAGCAGTCATCCTGGAAAATGACCGCAAAGATATCCTGGGGTACTGGGCTTTCGGTAATGAACTGAAATATGGCTTGTTCGACAAAAAAAACCTTACTTTTTCTGCCCCTAAAACCATTAATGTAAAGAATTTACCGGGAGGAATCACCCATTTCGGTGTGATACAACTCGCCGCTTCCAGGTATCTTTTCCTATTTACAGTATCAGATACCGTACGTTCGGCTAAGTACCCGGCTACACCCACTGATCCGGCTCGGAGGCATCAGTATGAATCTTACGGACAGGAGGGTTTCTGGCAGCAGCAACTACCCAAGTCCGGCATTTACGGTGCTTTCACCGACCGTCCGGATGTATCCACGCTCGACACCAAAGCACTCACATCCCTCACCCAGACTTACTATTCCTTGGAAGGATATACCCTTTATACGCTCCAAGGGGAACAATATCTGATCGCCGGAACCACATTGGGTAACATCCATGCCTATCAAATCGACGCTCAGAAAGAAACACTTTCCGAAAGAGGTTATATCACCGATCCTGAGGGGCAAACGCTGAGAAACCCTGCCATTCATGGATACCTCACCTATTTTAAAAGTCCAGCACAGCAGGGACTGATCGTTTCCAGTGAAGGCGGGATTTATTTTTACAAGTCAGACGAAAAGAAAAATAAGAACGGATCGCTGGTTTTACGAAAACCGGTACACCTGCTGCAAAGCAACCCTGACCTGTACGGCAGCTCGCTTGTTGTTCCGGAACTGGTGGACTGGGACGGAGATGGAGACCTGGATATTGTGTCCGGCACTTCCCTGGGGTATATCTATTTTATAGAAAACGCCGGTACCAACCTCAATCCCAAATACAAAACCCCGGTGAATATCAAAGCTGGCGGTTACGACATTTACATTCAGCCGGGTTATAATCAGGATATACAAGGTCCCGTCGAAACGCGCTGGGGTTATTCCAGTCCCACGGTATACGACTGGAACGGAGACGGCCTCCCAGATATCCTGACAGGCGACAGCCGTGGAAAATTCAACATTTATCTCAACAAAGGTACCCGTACCAAACCTGCTCTGGAACCGGAACACCCGCTCTACCTGGACGGGCTGGACGTACACGGAGCCTGGCGCGTAAAACCAGGCGTCGGGAAAATGGCCGGGAAAAATACTTATGTCATGATTGATACCGACGACGAGTTTCATTTGTACCGGCAGCTCGACAACTACAATCTGCTGGACGGCGGCAAACTTACCATCGGCGATAGTATCCCCATTCGTGCCAACTTCAAAAAAGGAGGGGAAATCGGCCGGTCCAAAATTTCCATTGTGGACTGGGACCAGGACGGCGTGAAGGATCTGCTGGTGGGGACTCCCAGGTATGCCACCATTCCGGAACCAAAAAAAGGGATGCCGTTCAGGCTCAAGGACAATGGTGCTGCGGTGGTATTCCTAAGAAATTCGGGTACTGAAGAAAGGCCCGTATATGAATATCCGGTAGCGCTGAAATTCAAAGGGGAACGTATCAATATGGGTCAGCATGAATGCGGCGTGGCTACGGGATACCTGGGCGGAAACTCACTCAACCTCGTTGTGGGCAGTGAAACCGGTCGCTTCTATTTTTATAAAAGAGAAGATCTGGATTGGGGACAAAAAGCTAAATGA
- a CDS encoding RNA polymerase sigma factor: MSEALLWRNFKLGDKQAFEQIFIRYHKDLYQYGSKIIHNGPLLDDAIQELFLELWQTKEQLADVVSVKGYLFRALKFKLFREIKKEARLVALSGENEELPDFSYETTLIEEQAAYALKEKLLHTIQKLTRRQQEALFLRFYSQLSYEEISEVMDVSYQGVVNLIYKSIRFLRENMTFLIGYLLTEMMPVI; this comes from the coding sequence ATGAGCGAAGCACTACTTTGGCGCAATTTTAAGCTTGGCGATAAGCAGGCTTTTGAACAGATCTTTATCAGATATCATAAGGATCTGTACCAATATGGCAGCAAGATTATCCATAACGGCCCCTTGCTGGACGATGCTATCCAGGAATTGTTCCTGGAATTATGGCAGACGAAAGAACAACTTGCCGACGTGGTTTCGGTGAAAGGCTATCTGTTCCGAGCGCTGAAATTCAAATTGTTCAGAGAGATCAAAAAGGAGGCCCGGCTGGTCGCCCTTTCAGGAGAAAACGAGGAGCTTCCGGATTTCAGTTATGAAACCACACTGATTGAAGAACAGGCAGCGTATGCCCTGAAGGAAAAATTGCTCCATACCATACAAAAATTAACCCGCCGGCAGCAGGAAGCCCTTTTTCTGCGCTTTTACAGCCAGCTGAGTTACGAGGAAATCAGCGAGGTGATGGATGTGAGCTACCAGGGGGTCGTTAATCTTATTTACAAGTCGATCAGGTTCCTGCGCGAAAACATGACTTTTCTGATCGGATACCTGCTGACCGAAATGATGCCGGTCATTTAG
- a CDS encoding FecR family protein, translated as MRPEDLIQDETFIAWFRKSDPEHEKQWTAWIQNNPEFRQTVNEAVFLLKALDLKDVAPSYQDTLKARNRLMNSVNKWENDQKNLIPIYRKRSIWWAAASIIFLLATAVLWMKNPFGPQRYITEAGESKVFRLPDGSEVTLNGNSELKLANSWNEATTREVWLEGEGYFSVRHTRTDSRFIVHTNDVNIEVLGTEFNVKQRSEKTTVVLKSGKVQLSKQADPSARPLMMKPGELVEYSADSRQLTRKEVNATQYTAWKEGKLVFEDASIREVAGILQQDYGFDIVIDGNVSTANEFNGVFSTNSIDVLLTALSRAYDLDIQRNDTKITIRNKPE; from the coding sequence ATGCGCCCCGAAGACCTTATACAGGATGAAACGTTTATAGCATGGTTCCGGAAATCGGATCCGGAACATGAAAAACAGTGGACGGCGTGGATACAGAACAATCCTGAATTCCGGCAAACGGTTAACGAAGCCGTTTTCCTACTGAAAGCGCTCGATCTCAAAGATGTTGCCCCCTCCTATCAAGATACTTTAAAAGCCAGAAACAGGCTAATGAATTCGGTTAATAAATGGGAAAATGATCAAAAAAATCTGATCCCGATTTATCGAAAAAGATCGATCTGGTGGGCAGCCGCCTCGATCATCTTTCTGCTGGCAACTGCCGTTTTATGGATGAAAAATCCATTCGGCCCTCAGCGTTATATCACCGAAGCAGGCGAAAGTAAAGTGTTCAGGTTACCAGACGGATCCGAGGTTACCTTAAACGGAAATTCTGAACTGAAGCTGGCAAATAGCTGGAATGAGGCCACCACCCGCGAAGTATGGCTGGAAGGCGAGGGCTATTTTTCCGTCAGACATACCCGCACGGACTCCCGTTTTATAGTACATACCAACGATGTCAATATTGAAGTATTAGGTACTGAGTTTAATGTAAAACAACGATCAGAAAAAACGACGGTGGTCCTGAAATCAGGGAAAGTACAACTGAGCAAGCAGGCTGATCCAAGCGCCCGGCCATTGATGATGAAACCAGGAGAGCTTGTGGAATACTCCGCCGATTCCAGGCAGCTCACCCGGAAGGAGGTAAATGCAACACAATATACGGCATGGAAGGAAGGAAAGCTGGTTTTTGAAGACGCCAGTATCAGGGAAGTAGCCGGCATTTTGCAACAGGATTATGGCTTTGACATAGTGATTGACGGGAACGTAAGTACAGCCAATGAATTTAACGGAGTTTTTTCAACCAATAGCATAGACGTATTACTTACGGCCTTATCCAGAGCTTATGATTTAGACATTCAGAGAAATGACACAAAAATTACAATCCGCAACAAACCCGAGTAG